One genomic window of Clostridia bacterium includes the following:
- a CDS encoding bifunctional phosphoribosyl-AMP cyclohydrolase/phosphoribosyl-ATP diphosphatase HisIE, with protein MITIDDLKFDEKGLIPAIVVDAITKKVLTLAYMNKESLGISMDKEKTCFWSRSRAELWLKGETSGNYQHIVSITADCDKDALVVVVEKDGPACHLGTDSCFENLLWESDSRSEFSLQSLMDLLIGRKEEKKEGSYTTYLFEKGIDKILKKVGEESTEVIIAAKDDDKKETIYEIADLAYHVMVMMVEMGITLEDVHKELASRHVIDHKVKQEKMTK; from the coding sequence ATGATTACAATTGACGATTTGAAATTTGATGAAAAAGGGTTGATTCCTGCTATTGTGGTGGATGCCATCACAAAGAAAGTTTTAACCCTTGCATACATGAACAAGGAAAGCCTCGGCATTTCTATGGATAAGGAAAAAACTTGCTTCTGGAGCCGATCCAGAGCAGAGCTTTGGTTGAAAGGGGAGACTAGCGGAAACTATCAGCACATTGTATCCATTACTGCAGATTGCGATAAAGATGCTTTGGTGGTTGTGGTGGAAAAAGACGGCCCTGCGTGTCACCTGGGTACCGATTCCTGTTTTGAAAATCTGCTCTGGGAAAGTGATAGCCGTTCCGAGTTTTCGCTTCAGTCCTTAATGGATTTGTTAATCGGCAGAAAAGAAGAAAAGAAAGAAGGCTCGTACACAACTTATCTTTTTGAGAAGGGGATTGATAAAATCCTTAAAAAAGTTGGCGAAGAAAGCACAGAGGTTATCATTGCTGCAAAAGACGATGATAAAAAAGAAACCATTTATGAAATTGCAGACCTTGCATACCATGTAATGGTGATGATGGTTGAAATGGGCATCACCCTTGAGGATGTGCACAAAGAGCTTGCATCCCGGCATGTTATTGACCATAAAGTAAAGCAGGAGAAAATGACCAAATGA
- the hisD gene encoding histidinol dehydrogenase gives MIKILKYGEVANEDIFARVVPKMNVEEIVSDIIQTVRKDGDKALLMYCEKFDKAKLNALLVSDAEKEEAMQLVEPRFLEILQKASENIRKFHEKQVRQSFIQNDENGIVTGQKVIPVDRAGLYVPGGTAAYPSTVLMDAIPAKIAGVKEVVMVTPPGADGKINPVILAAAQIAGVDKIFKLGGAQAIAALAYGTESVPKVDKIVGPGNAFVAEAKKQVYGIVSIDMIAGPSEILVVADKTTNPKFVAADLLSQAEHDKMASAVLVTDSMELALAVQQQLEEQIPLLERAEIARTSIDENGKIIVADNLGVVIEIANEIAPEHLELCVDNPFDYLDGIRHAGSIFMGKNCPEALGDYYAGPNHTLPTSGTAKFSSPLSVDDFVKKTQYTYYTKDALKRVAEDVAFFAEKEGLTAHAKSATIRFEE, from the coding sequence ATGATTAAGATTTTAAAATACGGGGAAGTGGCAAACGAAGATATTTTTGCCAGAGTTGTCCCGAAAATGAATGTGGAAGAAATTGTTTCGGACATCATTCAGACAGTACGTAAGGATGGAGATAAAGCACTTTTGATGTACTGCGAAAAATTTGATAAGGCAAAACTTAACGCTTTACTGGTTTCGGATGCCGAAAAAGAAGAAGCAATGCAGTTGGTAGAGCCTCGCTTTTTGGAGATCTTACAAAAAGCATCCGAAAACATTCGTAAATTTCACGAAAAGCAGGTTCGTCAAAGCTTTATTCAGAATGACGAAAACGGCATTGTAACCGGGCAGAAGGTTATTCCGGTTGACCGCGCAGGTCTTTATGTGCCGGGCGGTACAGCGGCATATCCGTCCACCGTTTTAATGGATGCTATACCTGCTAAAATCGCAGGGGTAAAAGAGGTTGTTATGGTAACGCCTCCCGGTGCGGACGGAAAAATCAATCCGGTTATTTTGGCCGCTGCACAGATTGCAGGTGTGGATAAAATCTTTAAGCTTGGCGGTGCGCAGGCAATTGCGGCACTGGCATATGGCACAGAATCCGTTCCGAAGGTGGACAAAATTGTAGGCCCGGGTAATGCCTTTGTTGCAGAAGCGAAAAAGCAGGTATATGGTATTGTTTCCATTGACATGATTGCAGGTCCCAGTGAAATTTTGGTTGTGGCAGACAAAACCACAAACCCGAAATTTGTTGCGGCAGATTTGCTTTCTCAGGCGGAGCATGATAAAATGGCAAGTGCGGTTCTGGTTACCGATTCCATGGAATTGGCTTTGGCTGTACAGCAACAGCTTGAAGAACAGATTCCGCTTTTGGAACGGGCTGAAATTGCAAGAACTTCTATTGATGAAAACGGTAAAATCATTGTAGCCGATAACTTGGGCGTGGTAATCGAAATTGCAAACGAGATTGCACCCGAGCATTTAGAGCTTTGTGTAGACAACCCCTTTGATTATTTAGACGGTATCCGGCATGCAGGTTCTATTTTCATGGGCAAAAATTGTCCTGAAGCTTTAGGTGATTATTACGCAGGTCCGAATCACACCCTGCCCACAAGCGGTACGGCAAAATTTTCAAGTCCCTTGTCGGTGGATGATTTTGTGAAGAAAACCCAGTATACCTATTACACAAAAGATGCTTTGAAGCGCGTTGCAGAGGATGTGGCATTCTTTGCGGAAAAAGAAGGATTGACAGCACACGCAAAAAGTGCAACCATCCGTTTTGAGGAGTGA
- the hisA gene encoding 1-(5-phosphoribosyl)-5-[(5-phosphoribosylamino)methylideneamino]imidazole-4-carboxamide isomerase: protein MFIYPAIDLYEGKAVRLLKGEYDKMTVYSENPVEIAKDFESKGASFLHLVDLEGAKTGGTPNLETIKYIKENTNLFTEVGGGIRSMQVVDTYIEAGVNRVILGTAAVSDPAFLEEAVKKHGEKIAVGVDVKDGFVAIKGWTEKSQYSCMEFCEKMQNLGVKTIICTDVSKDGAMQGTNHDLYRELQQKFDIDIIASGGVSSIEDVEKLAKIDMYGAIIGKAYYTGAIDLKQAIEVAK from the coding sequence ATGTTTATATACCCTGCAATTGACCTCTATGAAGGTAAAGCGGTTCGTCTTTTAAAGGGCGAATATGACAAAATGACGGTGTATAGCGAAAATCCCGTAGAGATTGCAAAAGATTTTGAAAGCAAAGGTGCGTCCTTTTTGCATCTTGTAGATTTAGAGGGTGCTAAAACAGGCGGTACCCCCAATCTTGAAACCATTAAATATATTAAAGAAAATACAAATCTGTTTACCGAAGTAGGTGGCGGCATCCGCAGTATGCAGGTGGTTGATACTTATATTGAAGCTGGCGTAAACCGTGTTATTTTAGGTACAGCTGCGGTAAGCGACCCGGCATTTTTGGAAGAAGCCGTAAAAAAACACGGCGAAAAAATTGCCGTGGGGGTAGATGTGAAGGACGGTTTTGTTGCTATTAAAGGCTGGACTGAAAAATCACAGTATTCTTGCATGGAATTTTGCGAAAAAATGCAGAATTTGGGTGTAAAAACCATTATTTGTACCGACGTTTCTAAAGATGGCGCCATGCAGGGAACCAATCATGATTTGTACCGTGAATTACAGCAGAAATTTGATATTGACATCATTGCTTCAGGGGGTGTTTCCTCTATTGAAGATGTGGAAAAGCTTGCAAAAATTGATATGTACGGTGCAATCATCGGCAAAGCATACTACACCGGTGCAATTGATTTAAAGCAGGCAATTGAGGTGGCAAAATGA
- the hisB gene encoding imidazoleglycerol-phosphate dehydratase HisB produces the protein MRIAEINRKTAETDIQLKLNLDGTGKSDIQSGCGFLDHMLTLFAKHGRFDLNVVCKGDTWVDDHHTVEDIAICLGEAFFEALSDKKGCVRYGNMILPMDETLILSAVDLSGRSYLNCDLQIPTAKVGTFDTELTEEFFLGFVRCAKCTLHIKQLAGSNAHHIIEGTFKSVARALKQAVAIDPAFADEIPSTKGVL, from the coding sequence ATGCGTATTGCAGAAATTAACCGCAAAACTGCGGAAACCGATATTCAACTTAAACTTAACTTAGACGGCACGGGCAAAAGTGACATTCAAAGCGGTTGTGGTTTTTTGGATCACATGCTGACTCTCTTTGCAAAGCATGGTCGTTTTGATTTAAACGTAGTTTGTAAAGGCGACACATGGGTGGACGATCACCACACCGTTGAAGATATCGCTATTTGCTTGGGCGAGGCTTTTTTTGAAGCACTTTCCGATAAAAAGGGCTGTGTTCGCTATGGCAACATGATTCTTCCCATGGATGAAACCTTGATTTTATCTGCGGTGGATTTGTCGGGCAGAAGCTATTTAAATTGTGATTTGCAAATTCCGACTGCAAAAGTTGGCACATTTGATACAGAGCTTACCGAAGAGTTTTTCTTAGGGTTTGTAAGATGTGCAAAATGCACCTTACATATCAAACAACTTGCAGGTTCCAATGCACACCACATCATTGAAGGAACTTTTAAATCTGTTGCAAGAGCTTTAAAGCAAGCGGTTGCTATTGACCCCGCTTTTGCAGACGAAATCCCGTCCACGAAAGGGGTTTTATAA
- a CDS encoding ATP phosphoribosyltransferase, producing the protein MLNVALPKGRLGEKVYAMFEKAGFECPSIHENNRKLIFENPEKGIRYFWVKPSDVAIYVEHGAADIGVAGKDILLEYAPEVYELLDLDIGKCRMAVAAKNDFYDDPQKTLRVATKFSNIAKKFYTEQGRDIDIIHLNGSIEIAPILGLSDVIVDIVETGTTLKENNLEVVDTIVPISARLIANKSSFKFKNEQIETIIRSMTEQMEAKND; encoded by the coding sequence ATGCTTAATGTTGCACTCCCCAAAGGACGGCTTGGCGAAAAGGTGTATGCCATGTTTGAAAAAGCAGGCTTTGAATGTCCGTCTATTCATGAAAATAACCGTAAACTGATTTTTGAAAACCCTGAAAAAGGTATCCGCTATTTCTGGGTAAAACCGTCGGATGTTGCCATTTATGTTGAACACGGTGCGGCAGACATCGGTGTTGCAGGCAAGGATATTTTGTTGGAATATGCACCTGAAGTTTATGAGCTTTTGGATCTGGATATCGGTAAATGCCGAATGGCGGTTGCCGCAAAGAATGATTTTTATGACGACCCGCAAAAGACTCTGCGTGTTGCCACTAAATTTTCCAATATCGCAAAAAAATTCTACACCGAGCAGGGCAGAGACATTGATATTATTCACTTGAACGGTTCCATTGAAATCGCACCGATTTTAGGGCTTTCGGACGTCATTGTGGATATTGTAGAAACCGGAACCACTTTAAAAGAAAACAATCTGGAGGTTGTAGACACCATTGTGCCCATCAGCGCAAGATTGATTGCCAACAAATCCAGCTTTAAGTTTAAAAACGAACAGATTGAAACCATCATCCGGAGTATGACAGAACAAATGGAGGCAAAAAATGATTAA
- the hisH gene encoding imidazole glycerol phosphate synthase subunit HisH, whose translation MVAIVDYGVGNLFSLASSFGAIDVETVVTGDVEVIRSADKIILPGVGAFGDAADKLRASDLDAVLKEEAKKGKPILGICLGMQLLLDKSFEYGEHEGLGLIPGEIRPISDVIPKDYKIPHIGWNALHFGEEKHPIFKHLKEGDFVYFVHSYYGANCSESVIATAEYGAELTAAVAYKNVCGCQFHPEKSGEVGLKILRAFCEMEA comes from the coding sequence ATGGTTGCGATAGTAGATTACGGTGTAGGCAATCTGTTTTCTCTGGCAAGCTCCTTTGGCGCAATTGATGTGGAAACGGTTGTAACCGGGGATGTAGAGGTGATTCGCTCAGCCGATAAGATTATTCTTCCCGGTGTTGGTGCGTTTGGAGATGCGGCAGATAAACTTCGTGCTTCGGACTTAGATGCCGTGTTGAAAGAAGAAGCGAAAAAAGGCAAACCGATTTTGGGAATTTGTCTTGGCATGCAACTTCTTTTGGATAAAAGCTTTGAATATGGTGAGCATGAAGGCTTAGGGTTAATTCCCGGAGAAATCCGTCCCATTTCGGATGTTATTCCTAAGGATTATAAAATCCCGCACATCGGCTGGAATGCATTGCATTTCGGAGAAGAAAAGCATCCTATTTTCAAACATCTGAAAGAGGGCGATTTCGTTTATTTTGTGCACTCTTATTATGGTGCAAACTGCTCTGAAAGTGTGATTGCTACAGCGGAATACGGTGCTGAATTAACCGCGGCAGTGGCATATAAAAATGTGTGTGGCTGTCAGTTTCATCCCGAAAAAAGCGGAGAAGTGGGACTAAAAATTTTACGAGCATTTTGTGAAATGGAGGCGTAA
- a CDS encoding histidinol-phosphate transaminase, giving the protein MSRFFSDKYKTLVPYTPGEQPKEMKYIKLNTNESPFPPSAKAIEYASKAAENAQLYSDPECRDLVKTFATVYGVSEKEILFTNGSDEILNFAFMAYCDENTPAIFPNITYGFYSVFAEINRVPFTEIPLKEDFTIDISDYCGVNKTVFIANPNAPTGIALPLSDIERIIKSNPDNIVVVDEAYVDFGNESAVSLIHKYDNLLVTQTFSKSRSLAGARLGVGIANEKLICDLNAIKYSTNPYNVNRMTMAMGVGCMLDEAYTKSNCKTIIENRAYTAKALKEMGFEMTDSTANFLFVKHPSFSGETLYLELKKRGVLVRHFTKEEIKEYNRITVGTREQMDALLSAVKEILEGK; this is encoded by the coding sequence TTGAGTCGTTTTTTCAGTGACAAGTATAAAACACTTGTCCCTTATACACCCGGCGAACAGCCGAAAGAAATGAAATACATAAAATTAAATACCAATGAATCGCCGTTTCCGCCTTCTGCAAAAGCGATAGAGTATGCTTCAAAGGCAGCGGAAAATGCACAGTTGTATTCAGACCCCGAGTGCCGTGACCTGGTTAAAACTTTTGCGACCGTTTACGGCGTTTCAGAAAAGGAAATCCTTTTTACCAACGGGTCGGACGAAATTTTAAACTTTGCATTTATGGCATACTGTGACGAAAACACGCCTGCGATATTCCCAAACATTACCTATGGCTTTTACAGCGTGTTTGCAGAAATTAACAGAGTGCCCTTTACCGAAATTCCGCTCAAAGAGGATTTTACAATTGATATCAGCGATTACTGCGGTGTAAACAAAACGGTATTTATTGCAAATCCCAACGCACCGACGGGTATCGCACTTCCGCTTTCGGACATTGAACGCATTATAAAATCCAATCCGGATAACATTGTGGTTGTGGATGAAGCGTACGTGGATTTTGGTAACGAGAGCGCGGTTTCACTGATTCATAAATACGACAATTTGCTTGTAACCCAAACCTTTTCCAAATCCCGTTCTTTGGCCGGCGCAAGACTTGGCGTGGGTATCGCAAACGAGAAGCTGATTTGTGATTTAAATGCCATTAAGTATTCCACAAATCCGTATAACGTAAACCGCATGACCATGGCGATGGGCGTTGGCTGCATGCTGGATGAAGCATACACAAAATCAAATTGCAAAACCATTATTGAAAACCGCGCTTATACTGCAAAGGCTTTAAAAGAAATGGGTTTTGAAATGACTGATTCTACTGCAAACTTCCTGTTTGTTAAACATCCCTCTTTTTCAGGAGAAACTTTATATCTGGAGCTTAAAAAAAGAGGTGTTCTCGTTCGGCATTTCACCAAAGAAGAAATTAAAGAGTATAACCGTATCACGGTCGGCACAAGAGAGCAAATGGATGCGCTTCTTTCGGCTGTGAAAGAAATTTTGGAGGGCAAATGA
- the hisF gene encoding imidazole glycerol phosphate synthase subunit HisF, producing the protein MITKRIIPCLDVKNGRVVKGVNFEGISDVSSPVELAKYYSDNGADELVFYDITASAEGRALFTDILTEVAKTIFIPLTVGGGINEVSDFDRVLKCGADKVSVNSGAIRNPNLIYEAAKRYGDQCVVISADVKRVDGVFRVFAKGGRENTGMEAVSWIKKCVDLGAGEVVLNSIDTDGVKNGFDLEMLDAVCNAVSVPVIASGGAGGIKDFIELFHALPKVDAGLAASIFHFKEVAIPDLKQALKAENIPVRI; encoded by the coding sequence ATGATAACAAAAAGAATTATTCCGTGTCTGGACGTAAAGAACGGACGTGTGGTTAAGGGCGTAAATTTTGAAGGAATCTCGGATGTTTCTTCACCTGTGGAACTTGCAAAATATTACAGTGACAACGGTGCAGATGAGCTTGTATTTTATGATATCACAGCGTCAGCTGAAGGCAGAGCACTTTTTACCGACATTTTAACCGAGGTTGCCAAAACCATTTTTATTCCGCTCACTGTTGGAGGCGGTATCAACGAGGTTTCGGATTTTGACCGGGTTTTAAAATGCGGTGCGGATAAAGTGAGTGTGAATTCCGGTGCTATCCGTAATCCAAATCTGATTTATGAGGCTGCAAAGCGCTATGGTGACCAATGTGTTGTAATCTCTGCTGATGTAAAGCGGGTAGATGGCGTGTTTCGTGTGTTTGCAAAAGGTGGCAGAGAAAACACGGGCATGGAAGCGGTTTCCTGGATCAAAAAATGTGTGGACTTAGGTGCAGGTGAAGTGGTGCTGAATTCCATTGACACCGATGGTGTGAAGAATGGCTTTGATTTAGAAATGTTAGATGCGGTCTGCAATGCAGTTTCTGTTCCTGTTATCGCATCGGGCGGCGCAGGCGGAATCAAGGATTTTATTGAATTATTCCACGCTCTGCCTAAAGTGGATGCCGGGCTTGCAGCGTCCATTTTCCATTTCAAAGAGGTTGCCATTCCGGATTTGAAACAGGCTTTAAAAGCTGAAAATATCCCCGTAAGAATTTAA
- a CDS encoding ATP phosphoribosyltransferase regulatory subunit — MIDNTVLRNDEKAVFALRSLYRKYGYTQYKMSKFEEYDLYVRNKDFLVSENVITFNDTDGRLMALKPDVTLSIIKNTKETKDYVQKVYYDENVYRVSKGTNAFKEIMQVGLECIGAVDDYCIFEVLMLAAESLNSISGDFILDVSHLGILSALLEELHLSPEAEKEVIACISEKNVHGIENVCQKEQKDGFKLKKLAATYGSPETVLPVLKELSESDAVQTAVAQLEKVLLMLKNFSVSEKIRLDFSVINDTHYYNGIVFKGFVNGIPTGILAGGQYDKLMQKMKRNTKAIGFAVYLDLLERLNENTESYDVDAVILYDEDANADALYNAVKLLTDNGKRVMVQRSVPEKIRYKQLLKLQERGVEIVENNA, encoded by the coding sequence ATGATTGACAACACAGTGCTCAGAAACGATGAAAAGGCGGTTTTTGCGCTTCGTTCTCTGTATCGCAAATACGGATATACCCAGTACAAAATGAGCAAATTTGAAGAGTATGACCTGTATGTGCGGAACAAGGATTTTCTGGTTTCTGAGAACGTTATCACATTTAATGATACCGATGGCAGACTGATGGCGTTAAAACCAGACGTTACACTGTCTATTATAAAAAATACAAAAGAAACGAAAGACTATGTGCAAAAGGTATACTATGACGAAAACGTATACCGTGTTTCCAAAGGTACAAATGCATTTAAAGAAATTATGCAGGTGGGCTTGGAATGTATCGGTGCAGTGGATGACTACTGCATTTTTGAAGTTTTAATGCTTGCAGCGGAAAGCTTAAACAGTATTTCAGGTGATTTTATTTTAGATGTTTCGCATTTGGGCATTCTTTCGGCACTTTTGGAAGAATTACATCTTTCGCCCGAGGCGGAAAAGGAAGTAATTGCCTGCATTTCCGAAAAGAATGTACATGGCATCGAAAACGTTTGTCAGAAAGAGCAAAAGGACGGCTTTAAGCTCAAAAAACTTGCCGCTACATACGGAAGTCCCGAAACCGTTTTGCCTGTTTTAAAAGAACTTTCAGAAAGCGATGCGGTGCAAACAGCAGTTGCACAGCTTGAAAAAGTTCTTCTGATGCTAAAAAACTTTAGTGTGTCTGAAAAAATCCGTCTTGATTTTTCGGTAATCAATGACACCCATTACTATAACGGGATTGTGTTCAAAGGTTTTGTAAACGGTATTCCTACCGGTATTTTAGCAGGCGGTCAATATGACAAGCTGATGCAGAAAATGAAAAGAAATACAAAAGCTATCGGCTTTGCTGTATATCTGGATTTATTGGAGCGCTTGAACGAAAACACCGAAAGCTATGATGTGGATGCGGTGATTTTGTATGATGAAGATGCAAATGCGGATGCGCTTTATAACGCAGTAAAGCTTCTGACCGATAACGGCAAGCGCGTGATGGTGCAAAGAAGTGTACCCGAGAAAATCCGTTATAAACAACTTTTGAAATTACAAGAGAGAGGAGTGGAGATTGTTGAAAACAATGCTTAA